In Candidatus Rokuibacteriota bacterium, the following proteins share a genomic window:
- the alaC gene encoding alanine transaminase, which translates to MDEFYRIKRLPPYVFAIVNDLKAKARARGEDIIDLGMGNPDQPTPKHIVDKLVEAARNPRNHRYSASRGITRLRKAITTWYRTRYGVELDPESEAIATIGAKEGLAHLALAVLQPGDGALVPNPTYPIHAYSVVIADGDLRSVPLVPGEDFFARLQETARLSWPKAKLLILSFPHNPTTLCVDRDFFVKVVDFAKEHRLMVVHDFAYADIHFDGYTPPSFLEVPGAKEVGVELFSVTKSYNMAGWRLAFCCGNREMVQALARIKSYLDYGVFQPIQIAGIIALEEDQSCVEGIREVYRRRRDVLVHGLNKLGWKVEKPRGTMFVWAPVPETFRAMGSLEFAKMLIQEAGVAVSPGVGFGEYGEGFVRFALVENEQRIRQALRGLRSLTSR; encoded by the coding sequence ATGGACGAGTTCTACCGGATCAAGCGGCTGCCCCCGTACGTCTTCGCCATCGTCAACGACCTCAAGGCCAAGGCGAGAGCCCGGGGCGAGGACATCATTGACCTGGGGATGGGCAACCCCGATCAGCCCACGCCAAAGCACATCGTCGACAAGCTCGTCGAGGCCGCCAGGAATCCGCGCAATCACCGGTACTCGGCCTCCCGCGGCATCACGCGGCTCAGGAAGGCCATCACCACCTGGTACCGGACACGCTACGGGGTGGAGCTCGACCCCGAGAGCGAGGCCATCGCCACCATCGGCGCGAAGGAAGGGCTGGCCCACCTGGCGCTGGCCGTGCTGCAGCCGGGTGACGGGGCGCTGGTCCCGAATCCGACCTACCCGATTCACGCCTATTCGGTGGTCATCGCCGACGGGGATCTGCGCTCCGTGCCGCTCGTGCCGGGAGAGGACTTCTTCGCCCGGCTGCAGGAGACGGCACGGCTCTCGTGGCCCAAGGCCAAGCTCCTGATCCTCTCCTTCCCTCACAATCCGACCACGCTCTGCGTCGATCGCGACTTCTTCGTCAAGGTCGTGGACTTCGCGAAGGAGCACCGGCTCATGGTGGTCCACGACTTCGCGTATGCCGATATCCACTTCGATGGCTACACGCCCCCGTCCTTCCTCGAGGTGCCGGGGGCCAAGGAGGTGGGCGTCGAGCTCTTCTCGGTCACCAAGTCCTACAACATGGCTGGCTGGCGGCTGGCCTTCTGCTGCGGCAACCGGGAGATGGTCCAGGCGCTGGCGCGCATCAAGTCCTACCTCGACTACGGCGTGTTTCAGCCCATCCAGATCGCGGGCATCATCGCCCTCGAAGAGGATCAGTCCTGCGTGGAGGGGATCCGCGAGGTCTACCGGCGCAGGCGGGACGTGCTGGTGCACGGGCTGAACAAGCTCGGCTGGAAGGTCGAGAAGCCCAGGGGCACGATGTTCGTCTGGGCCCCCGTGCCGGAGACCTTCCGTGCGATGGGCTCCCTGGAGTTCGCCAAGATGCTCATCCAGGAGGCCGGCGTCGCCGTCTCCCCGGGCGTCGGCTTCGGGGAGTACGGCGAGGGGTTCGTGCGCTTCGCGCTGGTGGAGAACGAGCAGCGCATCAGACAGGCGCTCCGGGGCCTTCGGAGCCTCACCTCCAGGTAG
- a CDS encoding M23 family metallopeptidase encodes MSSGSAERVHLVIERTDGSRIVRLPAPRWLVSVVVGLGGLMLVAAGALYTDYVALKKQRAAFAALEVRLAEQQQVIDGFQQRVSRVRAEVDSWQDLRAKIWQPFGPDAGMPARGTGIGGGTAQRHLESSQPRFSILDELEQLTAVVADEGESLRALERFIGKAGKVLASLPSRWPVRGPVNSDFGGRSSPWSSGSSEFHGGLDIGAARGTPVMAPAPGTVVFAGRHAEYGVTLVIDHGNDIKTLYGHLTKVTVAQDQTVQRGQQIAVTGNTGRSSGPHLHYEIQVKGQPVDPRSYLWD; translated from the coding sequence ATGAGCAGCGGGAGCGCAGAGCGGGTCCACCTGGTCATCGAGCGGACGGACGGCTCGCGCATCGTCCGCCTGCCGGCGCCACGCTGGCTCGTCTCCGTCGTGGTGGGGCTCGGCGGGCTCATGCTGGTGGCTGCGGGTGCGCTGTACACCGACTACGTCGCCCTCAAGAAGCAGCGGGCTGCCTTCGCGGCCCTGGAGGTGCGCCTCGCCGAGCAGCAGCAGGTGATCGACGGGTTCCAGCAGCGCGTGAGCCGCGTGCGCGCCGAGGTGGACAGCTGGCAGGATCTGCGCGCGAAGATCTGGCAGCCCTTCGGTCCGGACGCCGGCATGCCCGCGCGCGGCACCGGCATCGGCGGCGGCACCGCCCAGCGGCACCTGGAGAGTTCCCAGCCCCGGTTCTCCATCCTGGATGAGCTGGAGCAACTCACAGCCGTGGTGGCGGACGAGGGCGAGAGCCTCCGCGCCCTCGAGCGCTTCATCGGCAAGGCAGGGAAGGTGCTGGCCTCGCTCCCATCGCGCTGGCCGGTGCGCGGTCCGGTCAACTCGGACTTCGGCGGGCGGTCCTCCCCCTGGTCGTCGGGCTCATCGGAGTTCCACGGTGGGCTCGACATCGGGGCGGCCCGCGGGACCCCCGTCATGGCGCCCGCCCCCGGCACCGTGGTGTTCGCCGGGCGCCACGCCGAGTACGGGGTGACCCTCGTGATCGACCACGGCAACGACATCAAGACGCTCTACGGGCACCTGACCAAGGTGACCGTCGCCCAGGACCAGACGGTGCAGCGCGGCCAGCAGATCGCCGTCACCGGCAACACCGGCCGCTCCTCCGGTCCCCACCTCCACTACGAGATCCAGGTCAAGGGCCAGCCGGTCGATCCCCGCAGCTACCTCTGGGACTAG
- a CDS encoding alpha/beta fold hydrolase, whose amino-acid sequence MPEVRVNDVEIFYQQVGPEDGVALVLIMGWGGDHTAWAFQVPAFSAQYRVVLLDNRGAGQSAQPDSPYTISGMAADTVGLLDALGIARAHVHGMSMGGMIAQEIALSHPARVLTLGLHGTLPQTDPFLSFRGDGMLRVRAQESRETFARMMLAWVLSPKTVAEKPGLVDLLIQRAVDNPYPTSLVGLRRQADAIGRWSSLERLSQIRVPTLITTGADDIMVPPGHSRALQARIPQADLVVIPDAGHLHPIEQPEAFNRAALAFLARHPSS is encoded by the coding sequence ATGCCCGAGGTGCGCGTCAACGACGTCGAGATCTTCTATCAGCAGGTCGGCCCCGAGGACGGCGTGGCGCTCGTCCTCATCATGGGCTGGGGGGGCGATCACACGGCCTGGGCCTTCCAGGTGCCGGCCTTCTCGGCGCAGTACCGGGTGGTCCTCCTCGACAATCGCGGCGCCGGGCAGAGCGCGCAGCCCGACTCCCCCTACACCATCTCCGGAATGGCCGCCGACACCGTGGGGCTCCTCGACGCGCTCGGCATCGCCCGGGCCCACGTGCACGGCATGTCCATGGGCGGGATGATCGCCCAGGAGATCGCGCTGAGCCACCCCGCTCGGGTGCTCACGCTCGGGCTGCACGGCACGCTGCCGCAGACCGACCCTTTCCTCTCCTTCCGCGGTGATGGAATGCTCCGCGTCCGCGCCCAGGAGAGCCGCGAGACCTTCGCGCGGATGATGCTGGCCTGGGTGCTCAGCCCGAAGACCGTGGCGGAGAAGCCCGGTCTCGTGGATCTCCTGATCCAGCGGGCCGTGGACAACCCCTATCCGACGAGCCTCGTGGGGCTCAGGCGTCAGGCCGACGCCATCGGCCGCTGGTCGAGTCTGGAGCGCCTGTCACAGATCCGCGTGCCCACGCTCATCACCACGGGGGCCGACGACATCATGGTCCCGCCGGGCCACTCACGCGCCCTGCAAGCCCGCATCCCGCAGGCCGACCTCGTCGTGATCCCGGACGCGGGCCATCTCCACCCCATCGAGCAGCCCGAGGCCTTCAACCGGGCGGCGCTCGCCTTCCTCGCCAGGCACCCCTCCTCCTGA
- a CDS encoding ATP-binding cassette domain-containing protein produces MAEQALLRIKNLKKYFPIRGGLFSREVARVHAVDDISFEILKGETLGLVGESGCGKSTTGRCILRLIEPTAGEVWFGQQNVTTLDKRALRHLRRDMQIIFQDPYASLNPRMTVGSIIGEALVIHKLAKTKREREDRVVHLLETVGLAADHLRRYPHEFSGGQRQRIGIARALAVSPKLIVCDEPVSALDVSIQAQVINLLEDLQKQFDLTYLFIAHDLSVVEHISTRVAVMYLGNTNPKHPYTEALLSAVPIPDPAVKRKRILLEGDVPSPIKPPSGCRFHTRCPVRIPSCAENDQVLKQISPGHWVACQVRA; encoded by the coding sequence ATGGCGGAACAGGCGCTGCTCCGGATCAAGAACCTCAAGAAGTACTTCCCGATCCGCGGGGGCCTCTTCTCCCGGGAGGTCGCCCGCGTGCACGCCGTGGACGACATCTCCTTCGAGATCCTGAAGGGGGAGACACTCGGGCTCGTGGGCGAGTCCGGCTGCGGGAAGTCCACCACGGGGCGCTGCATCCTGCGGCTCATCGAGCCCACGGCCGGCGAGGTGTGGTTCGGCCAGCAGAACGTGACCACCCTGGACAAGCGGGCCCTGCGCCACCTGCGCCGCGACATGCAGATCATCTTCCAGGACCCGTACGCGTCGCTCAACCCGCGCATGACGGTGGGCTCGATCATCGGCGAGGCGCTGGTGATCCACAAGCTCGCCAAGACGAAACGCGAGCGCGAGGACCGGGTCGTCCACCTGCTCGAGACGGTGGGGCTCGCCGCCGACCACCTCCGGCGCTACCCGCACGAGTTCTCCGGTGGGCAGCGGCAGCGCATCGGCATCGCCCGTGCCCTGGCCGTGAGTCCCAAGCTCATCGTCTGCGACGAGCCGGTGTCCGCCCTGGACGTCTCCATCCAGGCCCAGGTGATCAACCTGCTCGAGGACCTCCAGAAGCAGTTCGACCTGACCTATCTCTTCATCGCCCACGACCTTTCCGTGGTGGAGCACATCTCCACGCGCGTGGCGGTCATGTACCTCGGCAACACGAACCCCAAGCACCCCTACACCGAGGCGTTGCTCTCCGCGGTGCCGATCCCCGACCCCGCGGTGAAGCGGAAGCGGATTCTCCTCGAGGGCGACGTGCCGAGCCCCATCAAGCCGCCCTCCGGCTGCCGCTTCCACACGCGCTGCCCCGTCCGCATCCCATCCTGCGCGGAGAACGACCAGGTCCTCAAGCAGATCTCGCCGGGGCACTGGGTAGCCTGCCAGGTCCGCGCTTAG